A window of the Tenebrio molitor chromosome 1, icTenMoli1.1, whole genome shotgun sequence genome harbors these coding sequences:
- the LOC138130950 gene encoding uncharacterized protein yields MAYFKDRISCPGLIKKLSREYPNIDNRNLPNMVGCVSMQEESEAKEGFRRICFKDVRIASVTAHRNNRIPSCFWQVLYELKNPTTELDDDTNDSNSSGPVPLKLPDDQWSLHKLYEDITAVADFLGVKVVRKYTENRFHAVVEYSPCQCQCTCQDFSGGLVAEEPLLRSDVVAKVAMNLYAMKLDM; encoded by the exons ATGGCGTATTTTAAAGATCGGATCAGTTGTCCAGGCCTCATCAAAAAACTGTCGAGAGAATATCCCAACATTGATAATC GCAATTTACCAAATATGGTTGGTTGTGTGTCGATGCAGGAAGAAAGCGAAGCAAAAGAAGGCTTTCGACGCATCTGTTTCAAAGACGTGAGAATTGCAAGCGTGACGGCGCACCGAAATAATAGGATACCGTCGTGTTTTTGGCAAGTActttatgaattaaaaaatcctACTACTGAATTGGATGACGATACAAATGACAGTAACAGCAGTGGTCCAGTTCCCCTTAAACTTCCAGATGATCAATGGTCATTACATAAATTGTATGAAGATATTACAGCAGTGGCCGATTTTTTGGGAGTGAAAGTAGTAAGAAAATATACTGAAAATCGATTTCATGCGGTCGTTGAATACTCTCCGTGCCAATGCCAATGTACCTGTCAGGATTTTAGTGGTGGTCTGGTCGCAGAAGAACCTCTTTTGCGGTCAGACGTTGTTGCAAAGGTGGCTATGAATTTATATGCAATGAAATTAGACATGtaa
- the LOC138136578 gene encoding uncharacterized protein isoform X3: MENRGRGKNFTNEEVLLLAELVAKNRSVIENKQSGAITHKQKESAWQKLTDQFNAVTSGDRRTTKMLMEKWRNTKKNSTKNYSAAKKSLYKTGGGSKESIIGMETPVDAVVHDIIGTRMTGYESLCDSDNVVPNLDLNNSNVEPGEVVEVVEGDDLNPHDSCLPGSSANPQIAVDWSDYSPALLKAPTSELLSLTSRSGPSKATTSRTNQKWCDLADKKNQYLDVLQELRVQELKQNINLTKLKQKCLLEEHELTMQHLREEHALKLKLMHEKK, encoded by the exons AT GGAAAATCGAGGACGCGGCAAAAACTTTACAAATGAAGAAGTTTTGCTTTTGGCCGAGCTGGTCGCAAAAAATCGATCAGTGATCGAAAACAAGCAATCTGGGGCCATAACCCATAAGCAAAAAGAATCTGCTTGGCAGAAATTAACTGACCAATTTAATGCGGTGACAAGTGGTGACCGTCGCACTACAAAAATGCTGATGGAGAAGTGGAGAAACACCAAAAAAAACTCCACCAAAAATTATTCAGCAGCTAAGAAGAGTTTATACAAGACTGGTGGTGGGTCAAAAGAATCCATCATTGGGATGGAAACCCCAGTCGATGCAGTTGTCCATGACATAATAGGGACAAGGATGACTGGTTACGAATCCCTATGCGACAGCGATAATGTAGTGCCAA ATCTAGATTTAAACAATTCAAATGTTGAACCAGGGGAAGTAGTGGAAGTTGTCGAAGGGGACGACTTAAATCCACATGATAGTTGTCTGCCTGGTAGTTCAGCAAATCCCCAAATAGCTGTCGATTGGTCCGACTATAGTCCCGCGCTTTTGAAAGCCCCAACATCGGAGTTATTATCATTAACTTCAAGATCGG GACCATCAAAAGCAACAACGAGTCGGACCAATCAAAAATGGTGTGATCTTGCCGATAAGAAGAACCAATATTTAGATGTTCTCCAAGAACTTCGTGTACAGGAATTAAAACAGAACATTAACCTGaccaaattaaaacaaaaatgtctaTTGGAAGAACATGAATTGACAATGCAACACTTACGGGAAGAACAtgcattaaaattaaaattaatgcatgaaaaaaagtga
- the LOC138136578 gene encoding uncharacterized protein isoform X2, producing the protein MSENRGRGKNFTNEEVLLLAELVAKNRSVIENKQSGAITHKQKESAWQKLTDQFNAVTSGDRRTTKMLMEKWRNTKKNSTKNYSAAKKSLYKTGGGSKESIIGMETPVDAVVHDIIGTRMTGYESLCDSDNVVPNLDLNNSNVEPGEVVEVVEGDDLNPHDSCLPGSSANPQIAVDWSDYSPALLKAPTSELLSLTSRSGPSKATTSRTNQKWCDLADKKNQYLDVLQELRVQELKQNINLTKLKQKCLLEEHELTMQHLREEHALKLKLMHEKK; encoded by the exons ATGTC GGAAAATCGAGGACGCGGCAAAAACTTTACAAATGAAGAAGTTTTGCTTTTGGCCGAGCTGGTCGCAAAAAATCGATCAGTGATCGAAAACAAGCAATCTGGGGCCATAACCCATAAGCAAAAAGAATCTGCTTGGCAGAAATTAACTGACCAATTTAATGCGGTGACAAGTGGTGACCGTCGCACTACAAAAATGCTGATGGAGAAGTGGAGAAACACCAAAAAAAACTCCACCAAAAATTATTCAGCAGCTAAGAAGAGTTTATACAAGACTGGTGGTGGGTCAAAAGAATCCATCATTGGGATGGAAACCCCAGTCGATGCAGTTGTCCATGACATAATAGGGACAAGGATGACTGGTTACGAATCCCTATGCGACAGCGATAATGTAGTGCCAA ATCTAGATTTAAACAATTCAAATGTTGAACCAGGGGAAGTAGTGGAAGTTGTCGAAGGGGACGACTTAAATCCACATGATAGTTGTCTGCCTGGTAGTTCAGCAAATCCCCAAATAGCTGTCGATTGGTCCGACTATAGTCCCGCGCTTTTGAAAGCCCCAACATCGGAGTTATTATCATTAACTTCAAGATCGG GACCATCAAAAGCAACAACGAGTCGGACCAATCAAAAATGGTGTGATCTTGCCGATAAGAAGAACCAATATTTAGATGTTCTCCAAGAACTTCGTGTACAGGAATTAAAACAGAACATTAACCTGaccaaattaaaacaaaaatgtctaTTGGAAGAACATGAATTGACAATGCAACACTTACGGGAAGAACAtgcattaaaattaaaattaatgcatgaaaaaaagtga
- the LOC138136578 gene encoding uncharacterized protein isoform X1, producing MENNRENRGRGKNFTNEEVLLLAELVAKNRSVIENKQSGAITHKQKESAWQKLTDQFNAVTSGDRRTTKMLMEKWRNTKKNSTKNYSAAKKSLYKTGGGSKESIIGMETPVDAVVHDIIGTRMTGYESLCDSDNVVPNLDLNNSNVEPGEVVEVVEGDDLNPHDSCLPGSSANPQIAVDWSDYSPALLKAPTSELLSLTSRSGPSKATTSRTNQKWCDLADKKNQYLDVLQELRVQELKQNINLTKLKQKCLLEEHELTMQHLREEHALKLKLMHEKK from the exons ATGGAAAATAATAGGGAAAATCGAGGACGCGGCAAAAACTTTACAAATGAAGAAGTTTTGCTTTTGGCCGAGCTGGTCGCAAAAAATCGATCAGTGATCGAAAACAAGCAATCTGGGGCCATAACCCATAAGCAAAAAGAATCTGCTTGGCAGAAATTAACTGACCAATTTAATGCGGTGACAAGTGGTGACCGTCGCACTACAAAAATGCTGATGGAGAAGTGGAGAAACACCAAAAAAAACTCCACCAAAAATTATTCAGCAGCTAAGAAGAGTTTATACAAGACTGGTGGTGGGTCAAAAGAATCCATCATTGGGATGGAAACCCCAGTCGATGCAGTTGTCCATGACATAATAGGGACAAGGATGACTGGTTACGAATCCCTATGCGACAGCGATAATGTAGTGCCAA ATCTAGATTTAAACAATTCAAATGTTGAACCAGGGGAAGTAGTGGAAGTTGTCGAAGGGGACGACTTAAATCCACATGATAGTTGTCTGCCTGGTAGTTCAGCAAATCCCCAAATAGCTGTCGATTGGTCCGACTATAGTCCCGCGCTTTTGAAAGCCCCAACATCGGAGTTATTATCATTAACTTCAAGATCGG GACCATCAAAAGCAACAACGAGTCGGACCAATCAAAAATGGTGTGATCTTGCCGATAAGAAGAACCAATATTTAGATGTTCTCCAAGAACTTCGTGTACAGGAATTAAAACAGAACATTAACCTGaccaaattaaaacaaaaatgtctaTTGGAAGAACATGAATTGACAATGCAACACTTACGGGAAGAACAtgcattaaaattaaaattaatgcatgaaaaaaagtga